A region of Desulfolithobacter dissulfuricans DNA encodes the following proteins:
- a CDS encoding IS1634 family transposase, with protein MAHLHKKMKKGRPYYYVREIARVDGKPKVINQIYLGSPERILEMAQGGNSMPKKIQAQAFGALWLANLVEKEIDLAGLIDGIVAEEKDNAPSVGEYFLYAVYNRMIQACSKRAMPGWYKATAIQHIRPVQIDELNSQMFWFKWNQVGERQLQQIAKDFLRRISRIESSSSDCFMFDTTNYYTFMATDTESVLAQRGKSKEGRNWLRQIGVALLVSRDKRIPLYYREYEGNRHDSKMFLQTMEDMFRVMRDSAGEDGALTVVFDKGMNSEDNIAAIDAREGVNFITTYSTHYADHLVHVDLDRFKPVDTRKNRKLAQKGREDDRLLAWRTQGEYWGRKRTVVVTYNPLTAAKQRYAFEKKMLRLQDTLFEFQSRVNRQAPYWRKQSVVLKRYMDICSELHIPSDLYKVEFYVTDKRLRMNFRKNHYRIGRYIDRFGKNIIITNITDWSTDEIVQASLDRWTVEDAFRLTKDESQVALRPVRHWTDSKIRCHIFTCIAALALLRIIELRLRKAGVNMTAKAAMRHMGNLHSCLLWLPGKRKAVRMLEEPDEAQADIMRAFGWKIAGGVLQEI; from the coding sequence ATGGCACACCTGCATAAAAAGATGAAAAAGGGAAGGCCCTACTATTATGTCCGGGAGATCGCGCGGGTCGACGGCAAACCCAAGGTCATCAATCAGATATACCTGGGGTCACCTGAACGTATTCTCGAGATGGCACAGGGCGGCAACAGCATGCCCAAAAAAATCCAGGCGCAAGCCTTTGGTGCACTCTGGCTCGCGAATCTCGTTGAAAAGGAAATAGACCTTGCCGGTCTGATTGACGGGATCGTGGCTGAAGAAAAAGATAATGCGCCATCTGTGGGCGAATATTTTCTCTATGCCGTCTATAACCGGATGATCCAGGCCTGTTCGAAACGGGCAATGCCGGGATGGTATAAGGCCACTGCCATCCAGCATATTCGCCCTGTTCAGATTGACGAGCTCAACTCACAGATGTTCTGGTTCAAATGGAATCAGGTTGGAGAGCGGCAACTGCAGCAGATCGCGAAGGATTTTCTTCGGCGCATCTCCAGGATAGAGTCCTCGTCTTCAGACTGCTTCATGTTTGACACAACCAATTACTACACCTTTATGGCCACAGATACCGAGTCGGTACTGGCCCAGAGGGGGAAAAGCAAGGAAGGGCGCAACTGGTTACGCCAGATAGGCGTTGCTCTTCTTGTCAGTCGGGATAAACGAATCCCGCTCTATTACAGGGAATACGAAGGCAATCGGCACGACTCAAAAATGTTTCTTCAGACCATGGAGGATATGTTCAGGGTCATGCGCGACTCTGCTGGGGAAGATGGTGCCTTGACCGTTGTCTTTGACAAGGGAATGAACAGTGAGGATAATATCGCCGCCATCGATGCCAGGGAAGGTGTCAACTTTATCACCACATATTCAACCCATTATGCTGACCATCTTGTCCATGTCGATCTGGACAGATTCAAGCCTGTTGATACTCGGAAAAACCGGAAACTTGCTCAAAAGGGCAGAGAAGATGACCGGTTGCTGGCCTGGCGGACTCAAGGTGAATACTGGGGGCGGAAGCGCACAGTGGTGGTTACATACAATCCACTGACGGCCGCAAAACAGCGTTACGCCTTTGAAAAAAAGATGCTTCGCCTTCAGGATACCCTGTTTGAATTTCAATCCAGGGTCAACAGGCAGGCCCCGTACTGGCGTAAGCAATCAGTTGTTCTCAAGCGGTACATGGACATCTGCTCGGAGTTGCACATCCCGTCAGACCTGTACAAGGTTGAATTTTATGTTACAGACAAGCGGCTCAGAATGAATTTTCGAAAGAACCATTACCGGATTGGGCGCTATATTGACCGGTTTGGCAAGAATATCATCATTACCAATATAACCGACTGGTCAACCGATGAAATCGTCCAGGCAAGCCTGGACCGCTGGACTGTTGAGGATGCTTTCCGGCTGACAAAAGATGAGTCACAGGTGGCGCTCAGGCCGGTACGTCATTGGACTGACAGCAAGATCAGGTGCCACATCTTCACCTGCATAGCAGCCCTGGCACTCCTGCGCATCATCGAATTAAGGCTCAGGAAGGCAGGTGTTAACATGACAGCCAAGGCAGCTATGCGCCATATGGGCAATTTGCACTCCTGCCTTCTGTGGTTACCCGGAAAAAGGAAAGCCGTACGTATGCTGGAAGAACCGGACGAGGCTCAGGCTGATATTATGCGGGCATTTGGATGGAAAATAGCCGGTGGGGTCTTACAGGAAATATAG
- a CDS encoding iron-sulfur cluster assembly scaffold protein — MEYTPEVEKMYCVAQGPNHGPAPIPQEGQWNQARQIGDINGLTHGVGWCAPQQGACKLTLNIKNGIIEEALIETVGCTGMTHSAAMASEILPGKTILEALNTDLVCDAINVAMRELFLQISYGRSQSAFSEGGLPVGAGLEDLGKGLRSVTGTMYGTNLKGPRYLEMAEGYVLEQGLDENDEIIGYKFVNLGRMMDAIKDGLDPGEALAQATGTYGRFAEAVRTIDPRHQ, encoded by the coding sequence ATGGAGTATACCCCTGAAGTCGAGAAAATGTACTGTGTCGCTCAGGGACCCAATCACGGTCCGGCCCCGATCCCCCAGGAAGGGCAATGGAACCAGGCGCGCCAGATCGGCGATATTAACGGACTGACCCACGGAGTGGGCTGGTGTGCGCCGCAGCAGGGTGCCTGCAAGCTGACACTCAACATAAAAAATGGCATCATCGAAGAGGCCCTGATCGAGACCGTCGGCTGTACCGGCATGACCCACTCCGCGGCCATGGCTTCGGAGATCCTGCCCGGCAAGACCATCCTCGAGGCTCTGAACACCGACCTTGTCTGTGATGCCATCAATGTCGCCATGCGAGAGCTTTTTCTGCAGATCAGCTATGGCCGCAGCCAGTCGGCCTTTTCCGAGGGCGGACTGCCCGTCGGGGCCGGGCTCGAGGACCTGGGCAAGGGGCTGCGTTCGGTCACCGGGACCATGTACGGTACCAATCTCAAGGGGCCCCGCTACCTGGAGATGGCCGAGGGATATGTCCTGGAGCAGGGGCTGGACGAGAACGACGAGATCATCGGCTACAAGTTTGTCAACCTCGGCCGGATGATGGATGCGATCAAGGACGGTCTGGACCCTGGCGAGGCCCTGGCCCAGGCCACCGGCACCTATGGCCGTTTTGCAGAGGCGGTCCGAACCATTGATCCGAGACATCAGTAG
- the recD gene encoding exodeoxyribonuclease V subunit alpha, with protein MMGPDGADRQMADLLKQAVDSGQLRDLDRHVALFLERLAGGDQPWLLLAAALASRAVGEGHVCLPLETVAGRPVFGVAPGGEDPPPLLAPDLDSWRRSLLQSGVVSGDPSTPLVLDRRDRLYLGRYFRYEQAVARRLLAKSCSLEEVDTARGASLLRRLFGPVADGVDWQRAAAALALVKRLVVISGGPGTGKTHTVARLLALLQGMHGGALRIGLAAPTGKAAARLQESIGKVLQSAGIRDFLADLDIDVPDRAMTLHRLLGVVPGSGRFRHDSSRPLALDVLVIDEASMIDLELMASVLDALPDQARLVLLGDRDQLASVEAGSLFGDLCSRADAGWSGGLCQVMGRLTGMALEPGDPSPPAFNDAVVMLRKSYRFHDDSGIGRLARAVNRGDGRELEEIMASGGTDLTLVSATGPGQREWLAREIVARYRPLFTARDGGEALAALDRFRILCVLRQGTFGVAGVNSLVEQVLRRQGLIPPETRWYRGRPVMILANHYGLKLYNGDIGVLWPDGQGQLMAWFLRPDKTLRPVAPARLPRHETAWAITVHKAQGSEFEHVLLLLPGQDGGRGGGYLPLLTRELLYTGITRASGRLTICSSVQTLHTAVQRRVVRFSGLADLLATDSACNLNQ; from the coding sequence ATGATGGGGCCGGATGGCGCAGACAGGCAGATGGCGGACCTGCTGAAGCAGGCGGTTGACAGCGGCCAGCTCCGGGACCTGGACCGGCACGTGGCCCTGTTTCTCGAGCGGCTGGCCGGCGGTGATCAGCCCTGGCTGCTGCTGGCTGCAGCCTTGGCCAGCAGGGCCGTTGGCGAAGGTCATGTCTGTCTGCCCCTGGAAACCGTGGCCGGCCGGCCGGTTTTCGGAGTGGCGCCGGGAGGGGAAGATCCGCCCCCGCTGCTGGCACCGGATCTTGACAGCTGGCGCCGCAGCCTGCTGCAGTCCGGGGTTGTCTCCGGCGACCCCTCGACGCCCCTGGTGCTGGACAGGCGTGACCGGCTCTACCTGGGCCGTTATTTCCGCTATGAACAGGCGGTCGCCCGGAGGCTGCTTGCAAAAAGCTGTTCGCTGGAGGAGGTGGATACTGCCAGGGGAGCCTCCCTGCTCAGGCGGCTGTTTGGCCCGGTTGCCGACGGAGTGGACTGGCAGCGGGCCGCGGCCGCCCTGGCGCTGGTAAAACGGCTGGTGGTGATATCGGGCGGGCCCGGTACCGGCAAGACCCATACAGTGGCCCGGCTGCTGGCCCTGCTGCAGGGTATGCACGGCGGCGCCCTGCGTATCGGCCTGGCCGCGCCCACGGGCAAGGCCGCAGCCCGGCTGCAGGAGTCCATTGGCAAGGTGCTGCAGTCGGCCGGGATCCGTGATTTTCTTGCCGACCTGGACATCGACGTTCCGGACCGGGCCATGACCCTGCACCGGCTTCTCGGGGTGGTGCCGGGTTCCGGCCGTTTCCGGCACGATTCGAGTCGTCCGCTGGCCCTGGACGTTCTGGTCATCGACGAGGCCTCCATGATCGATCTGGAGCTCATGGCCAGTGTGCTCGACGCCCTGCCGGACCAGGCCCGCCTGGTCCTCCTGGGTGACCGGGATCAGCTGGCCTCGGTGGAGGCGGGCAGCCTGTTTGGTGATCTCTGCAGTCGGGCGGATGCGGGCTGGTCCGGCGGGCTGTGTCAGGTCATGGGCCGGCTCACCGGTATGGCGCTGGAACCGGGTGACCCGTCCCCTCCCGCGTTCAACGATGCTGTGGTCATGTTGCGCAAGAGTTACCGGTTTCATGATGACAGCGGCATCGGTCGCCTGGCCCGGGCGGTCAACCGGGGTGATGGCCGGGAGCTGGAAGAAATCATGGCCTCCGGAGGAACGGATCTTACCCTGGTCTCCGCCACCGGTCCCGGGCAGCGGGAATGGCTGGCCCGGGAGATCGTGGCCCGTTACCGGCCGCTTTTTACGGCCAGGGATGGTGGCGAGGCCCTGGCGGCCCTGGACAGGTTCCGGATCCTCTGTGTTCTGCGCCAGGGGACGTTCGGGGTTGCCGGGGTGAACAGCCTGGTGGAACAGGTGCTTCGCCGCCAGGGATTGATTCCGCCGGAAACCAGATGGTACCGGGGGAGGCCGGTCATGATCCTGGCCAATCATTACGGGCTCAAACTCTACAACGGGGATATCGGGGTGCTCTGGCCCGACGGACAGGGGCAGCTCATGGCCTGGTTCCTCCGCCCGGACAAGACCCTGCGGCCCGTGGCTCCGGCCCGGTTACCGCGTCATGAGACCGCCTGGGCCATAACCGTTCACAAGGCCCAGGGCTCGGAGTTTGAACATGTCCTTCTTCTTCTGCCCGGGCAGGATGGCGGTCGGGGCGGAGGATACCTGCCCCTCCTGACCCGGGAACTTCTCTATACCGGGATCACCCGGGCCAGTGGCAGGCTGACCATCTGTTCGTCCGTGCAGACCCTGCACACCGCTGTCCAGCGCCGGGTCGTCCGTTTTTCCGGTCTTGCCGACCTCCTGGCCACCGATTCTGCCTGCAACCTGAATCAGTGA
- a CDS encoding hybrid sensor histidine kinase/response regulator, producing MLHSRSIRGNFYMMLSGLLLFTILLGLTFFFNHRFTRLNNTYARMLEMESQFLRLAVDESRLLEDPFQYNKLILREKEFGRRCTTCHERKSDLPEQRIDLLISSQENKSELSHLRRDVQHRVAELTNAISAAHENHLLTLRQILQADGRSRPEGASASPAGNDSASSGREPDVIQEAVGLQHLLSDILSDFRALKGLYDFRQVSSSFSANMRAFYSAVDSFAASSRKDQDRLLVEALLENGRIFEQNFRRIVALEKKEKAVGRSLAQNRQGMMDIFAWAGQKVRQERERFWQRTLIITRTSLLVAGLLLFLLFFQARHLLRSLKTIVDQTRKISRDPSYQIPLERHGLEELQVLRQAMNIMARQLNERMEKLRKEITARVQVEQQIHRAKTEWERTFDAVPDMIAIITPDCRIRRANIPFANMVGVPVKEVAGRYCYELIHGASRPPQYCFREICCDKLQHRQYYEPHLDRHLDVALVPFTCGEDELRGALLVIRDISATVRAQELHREMEQRLRSAEKMEMIGMMAGGVAHDLNNILSGIINYPELLLLETPPESPQRKILAAIRDSGRRAAAIVADLLTVARGAASVRELCLLNDLVEQYLGSPEFALLGKTYPEVELETHLAPDLHWCRCSPVHIQKLLMNLLANGFEAISGPGRVRISTANTMVTTDSVPDRSLAPGPYVELVVEDTGAGISDEDLPHIFEPFYSKKKLGRSGTGLGLAIVWNTVQDHGGTVTVESGSDGSRFSVLLPAAAEEQPYSRDDSVVPEVLGRGEGTILVVDDNEMQRDVASRMLEMLGYRVESVGSGEEAVEFLRHRAVDLVVLDMIMDPGMNGRQTLEEILKIRPGQKALIVSGYSESEEVRRACALGACGFTKKPYTLEEIARVVHRILGQKPSCPILS from the coding sequence ATGCTGCATTCGCGATCCATTCGGGGCAACTTCTACATGATGCTCTCCGGGCTGCTCCTCTTTACGATTCTTCTGGGGCTTACCTTCTTTTTCAACCACCGGTTCACCCGTCTCAACAACACCTATGCCCGGATGCTGGAGATGGAGAGCCAGTTCCTCCGCCTGGCCGTGGATGAATCCCGCCTGCTGGAAGATCCGTTTCAGTACAATAAGCTCATCCTCCGGGAAAAGGAATTCGGCCGCAGATGCACCACCTGCCACGAACGGAAATCCGACCTGCCCGAACAGCGCATTGACCTGCTTATCTCGTCCCAGGAAAACAAGAGTGAACTTTCCCACCTGCGGCGCGATGTCCAGCACCGGGTGGCGGAACTGACCAATGCGATCAGTGCGGCCCATGAAAACCACCTGCTGACGCTGCGGCAGATACTCCAGGCCGACGGCCGATCCCGTCCGGAAGGGGCTTCTGCCTCTCCTGCCGGCAACGATTCCGCTTCTTCCGGGCGGGAGCCCGATGTCATTCAGGAAGCCGTGGGACTGCAGCATCTCCTCTCTGATATTCTCAGTGATTTTCGAGCGCTTAAAGGGCTGTACGATTTCCGGCAGGTGAGTTCCAGCTTCTCAGCCAACATGCGGGCCTTCTACAGTGCGGTGGACAGCTTTGCCGCCTCGTCCCGCAAGGACCAGGACAGGCTGCTGGTGGAGGCGCTCCTGGAAAACGGGCGGATCTTCGAACAGAATTTCAGGCGGATCGTGGCTCTGGAGAAAAAGGAAAAGGCCGTGGGCCGCAGCCTGGCACAGAACCGGCAGGGAATGATGGATATCTTTGCCTGGGCCGGTCAGAAGGTGCGGCAGGAACGGGAACGGTTCTGGCAGCGGACCCTCATTATCACCAGGACCAGTCTGCTGGTCGCGGGCCTGCTCCTTTTTCTGCTCTTTTTCCAGGCCAGGCATCTTCTGCGCTCTCTCAAGACCATTGTCGACCAGACAAGAAAGATATCCAGGGATCCTTCCTATCAGATTCCCCTGGAACGCCACGGACTGGAGGAACTGCAGGTGCTGCGCCAGGCAATGAATATCATGGCCCGGCAGCTCAACGAACGGATGGAAAAGCTCCGGAAGGAGATCACGGCCCGGGTCCAGGTGGAGCAGCAGATCCATCGGGCCAAAACCGAGTGGGAGCGCACCTTTGATGCCGTGCCGGACATGATCGCCATCATCACCCCGGACTGCCGGATACGGCGGGCCAACATTCCCTTTGCCAACATGGTTGGAGTGCCGGTCAAGGAAGTGGCAGGGCGCTACTGCTACGAACTGATCCATGGCGCGAGCAGGCCGCCGCAATACTGTTTCCGGGAGATCTGCTGCGACAAGCTGCAGCACCGGCAGTATTACGAGCCCCACCTGGACCGGCACCTCGATGTGGCCCTGGTGCCCTTTACCTGCGGCGAGGACGAATTGAGGGGCGCGCTTCTGGTGATCCGTGATATCTCCGCCACTGTCAGGGCCCAGGAACTCCATCGGGAGATGGAACAGCGGCTGCGCAGCGCGGAAAAGATGGAGATGATCGGCATGATGGCCGGTGGCGTGGCCCACGACCTCAATAATATCCTCTCAGGGATCATCAACTATCCGGAGCTGCTTTTGCTGGAGACGCCGCCGGAGAGCCCGCAGAGAAAAATCCTGGCCGCCATCCGCGATTCCGGCCGGCGGGCGGCTGCCATTGTCGCCGACCTGCTTACTGTGGCCCGGGGCGCGGCAAGCGTGCGGGAACTCTGTCTCCTCAACGACCTGGTGGAGCAGTATCTTGGTTCACCGGAATTTGCCCTGCTGGGCAAGACGTATCCCGAGGTGGAACTGGAGACCCACCTGGCCCCGGACCTGCACTGGTGCCGCTGTTCCCCTGTGCATATCCAGAAACTGTTGATGAATCTGCTGGCCAATGGTTTCGAAGCGATCAGCGGTCCGGGCCGGGTCCGGATCAGCACCGCCAACACCATGGTGACCACGGACAGCGTGCCGGACCGGAGTCTGGCGCCGGGGCCCTATGTGGAACTTGTGGTGGAGGACACCGGAGCGGGGATTTCAGATGAGGACCTGCCGCATATCTTTGAACCGTTTTACAGCAAGAAGAAGCTGGGTCGGAGCGGTACCGGCCTGGGGCTGGCCATTGTCTGGAACACGGTCCAGGACCATGGCGGCACAGTCACCGTGGAGTCCGGGTCGGACGGCAGCCGGTTCAGTGTCCTGCTGCCAGCCGCAGCCGAGGAGCAGCCGTACAGCCGGGATGATTCCGTAGTTCCTGAAGTCCTCGGGCGCGGTGAGGGAACCATTCTCGTGGTGGATGATAACGAGATGCAGCGCGATGTCGCCTCCCGCATGCTGGAGATGCTCGGCTACCGGGTGGAAAGCGTCGGCAGTGGCGAGGAGGCGGTGGAATTTCTTCGCCACCGGGCGGTGGACCTTGTCGTGCTGGACATGATCATGGACCCGGGCATGAACGGCCGCCAGACCCTGGAGGAAATCCTCAAGATACGTCCCGGCCAGAAGGCCCTGATTGTAAGTGGCTATTCCGAGAGCGAGGAGGTTCGCAGGGCCTGCGCCCTCGGAGCCTGTGGCTTTACCAAAAAACCCTACACCCTGGAAGAGATAGCCCGGGTCGTCCATCGGATTCTCGGACAGAAACCTTCCTGCCCGATACTTTCGTAG
- a CDS encoding GGGtGRT protein, producing MAQFEGYERRIEKIEKVLDQYGIESLETARQMLLDRGVDAYTIVRDVQPICFENACWAYILGGAIALKKGQTRAADIAATLGEGLQAFCIPGSVAEERQVGIGHGNLASMLLSEETRCFAFLAGHESFAAAEGAIGIARSANRVRKEPLRVILNGLGKDAAHIISRINGFTHVETKFNYKDGTLAVVKETPYSKGERAKVRCFGADDVREGVAINHLEGVDVSITGNSTNPTRFQHPVAGTYKKECVQQGKRYFSVASGGGTGRTLHPDNMAAGPASYGMTDTMGRMHCDAQFAGSSSVPAHVEMMGFIGMGNNPMVGASVAVSVAIEQALS from the coding sequence ATGGCGCAGTTTGAAGGATACGAGAGACGAATTGAGAAAATAGAGAAAGTCCTGGATCAGTACGGGATCGAGAGCCTGGAGACCGCCCGGCAGATGCTGCTTGATCGGGGGGTGGATGCCTATACCATTGTTCGGGATGTCCAGCCTATCTGTTTTGAAAACGCCTGCTGGGCCTACATCCTCGGCGGGGCCATTGCCTTGAAAAAGGGCCAGACCAGGGCCGCCGATATCGCCGCCACCCTGGGCGAGGGGTTGCAGGCCTTCTGCATCCCCGGCTCGGTGGCCGAGGAACGCCAGGTGGGTATCGGCCACGGCAACCTAGCCTCCATGCTCCTTTCCGAGGAGACCCGCTGTTTCGCCTTTCTCGCCGGGCATGAGTCCTTTGCCGCCGCCGAGGGGGCCATCGGCATTGCCCGCTCCGCCAACCGGGTCCGGAAGGAGCCGCTGCGGGTTATTTTAAACGGGCTTGGCAAGGATGCGGCCCATATAATCTCCCGGATCAACGGGTTTACCCATGTGGAGACAAAATTCAACTATAAGGACGGTACACTGGCGGTGGTGAAGGAAACACCGTATTCAAAAGGAGAGCGGGCCAAGGTGCGCTGTTTTGGTGCCGATGATGTCCGCGAGGGTGTGGCCATCAACCACCTGGAAGGGGTGGATGTCTCCATCACCGGCAACTCTACCAACCCCACCCGGTTCCAGCATCCCGTGGCCGGAACCTACAAGAAGGAATGTGTCCAGCAGGGAAAACGATATTTTTCAGTGGCTTCGGGCGGCGGTACCGGCCGGACTCTGCATCCGGACAATATGGCTGCCGGACCTGCATCGTACGGCATGACAGATACCATGGGTCGCATGCACTGCGATGCCCAGTTCGCGGGCAGTTCTTCCGTACCGGCCCATGTGGAGATGATGGGTTTTATCGGCATGGGCAATAATCCCATGGTCGGTGCCTCGGTGGCGGTCTCGGTGGCCATCGAGCAGGCCCTGTCCTGA
- a CDS encoding selenium metabolism-associated LysR family transcriptional regulator: MELRKLEVFCKVVELGSFTRAAEAVLLSQPTVSEHVRSLEQELGQKLLDRLGREIEPTPVGRLLYDYGRRMIRLHQDALQAVEQYGGRLIGRILIGSGTIPGTYILPRLIGSFRRQYPSIRATLRISASRHIAREVLHGELEIGVIGARWNETGLIWEEVFSDQLVLVVSPGHPWASRNSVDLEELLHEPFILRESGSGTRRVFTQILEQHGLRPSQLQEVAEIGSTAAVKEAVRAGIGISILSSRAVADDERCGQLVTVPVNDVVMHRPFYLIRRKRRELSPVASVFLQYLLAQAHPTGTETPADNNSDS; encoded by the coding sequence ATGGAATTGAGGAAACTGGAAGTCTTCTGCAAAGTCGTGGAACTGGGCAGCTTTACCCGCGCCGCCGAGGCCGTGCTGTTGTCACAACCCACGGTGAGCGAACATGTGCGCAGTCTGGAGCAGGAGCTGGGCCAGAAGCTGCTTGACCGGCTGGGACGGGAGATCGAACCCACCCCGGTGGGGCGGCTGCTCTACGATTATGGCCGGAGAATGATACGACTGCACCAGGATGCCCTGCAGGCGGTGGAGCAGTACGGCGGCCGGTTGATCGGCCGGATCCTCATCGGCAGCGGTACCATCCCGGGCACCTATATTCTGCCCCGGCTGATCGGCTCTTTCCGGCGGCAATATCCTTCCATCCGGGCGACGCTGCGTATTTCCGCATCGCGTCATATAGCCCGGGAAGTGCTGCACGGGGAACTGGAGATCGGCGTGATCGGCGCCCGCTGGAATGAAACCGGCCTGATCTGGGAGGAGGTTTTCTCCGATCAGCTGGTGCTGGTGGTCTCGCCGGGCCATCCCTGGGCATCCAGGAACTCGGTGGATCTCGAGGAGCTGCTTCACGAGCCCTTTATTCTCCGCGAGTCCGGTTCCGGTACCCGGCGGGTATTCACCCAGATTCTCGAACAGCACGGCCTGCGGCCTTCGCAGTTGCAGGAGGTGGCGGAGATCGGTTCCACCGCCGCGGTCAAGGAGGCGGTCCGGGCCGGAATCGGTATTTCCATTCTTTCCAGCCGGGCTGTGGCCGATGATGAGCGTTGCGGTCAGCTGGTCACCGTGCCGGTCAACGACGTGGTTATGCATCGGCCGTTTTACCTTATCCGGCGAAAAAGGCGGGAGCTCTCGCCGGTGGCATCGGTTTTTCTTCAGTATCTGCTGGCCCAGGCACATCCCACCGGGACGGAGACGCCAGCGGACAACAACTCCGATTCGTAG